The Devosia sp. SD17-2 genome includes a region encoding these proteins:
- a CDS encoding alpha/beta hydrolase, which translates to MQKNWVETSWGRVGYMRSGGRGPVVVLLHSNSTSGEIFSRQFAGLGKRFSLVAVDLPGHGRSANLQEPFSYGLVSMAAVVGVALDRLGINDPLMVGTSLGGHVVLEMMRHRHMAGAMLVGTPPYAPDPARIGEAYRPDPVAALSFVAELSPQQVADFADALSDGHPDTNLWRRAIMRTDPNMRLHLAAGLFDPEAGDQRQLAENSAVPLAIVNGAEDRFVDLDYVDSLAYANLWSGRTYRIAGAGHAPFVSKPEAFNTILNRMVEDVFGA; encoded by the coding sequence ATGCAGAAAAACTGGGTGGAAACGTCGTGGGGACGCGTCGGATACATGCGCAGTGGCGGGCGGGGGCCGGTCGTCGTCCTTTTGCACTCCAATTCGACCAGTGGCGAAATCTTCTCCCGGCAATTTGCCGGGCTTGGTAAACGGTTCAGTCTTGTCGCGGTCGACCTGCCTGGCCATGGACGCTCGGCAAACCTTCAGGAGCCGTTTTCCTATGGGCTTGTCAGTATGGCGGCAGTGGTCGGCGTGGCGCTCGACCGCCTGGGCATCAATGATCCGCTGATGGTCGGCACCTCGCTGGGTGGGCATGTAGTGCTCGAAATGATGCGACACCGCCATATGGCGGGAGCGATGCTCGTCGGCACGCCCCCCTATGCCCCCGATCCCGCCCGTATCGGGGAGGCCTATCGCCCCGATCCGGTCGCTGCGCTCTCCTTTGTCGCAGAGCTCAGTCCCCAGCAGGTCGCCGATTTCGCCGATGCGTTGAGCGATGGTCATCCCGATACGAACCTCTGGCGCCGGGCGATCATGCGCACCGACCCCAACATGCGGCTGCATCTGGCGGCAGGTCTGTTCGACCCTGAGGCTGGAGACCAGCGGCAACTGGCCGAAAACAGCGCGGTGCCACTCGCCATTGTCAACGGCGCCGAGGATCGTTTCGTTGATCTCGACTATGTCGACAGCCTTGCCTATGCCAATCTATGGTCTGGCCGAACCTACCGGATTGCTGGGGCGGGACATGCGCCCTTCGTCAGCAAGCCGGAAGCGTTCAATACGATCCTGAACCGCATGGTGGAGGATGTTTTTGGGGCCTGA
- a CDS encoding helix-turn-helix transcriptional regulator: protein MDNIQASLGHAYLALHGQDTSTHRNIGMIGAGYSVPYLASFRQHFAAINPWSERAATMPVGVALPSEALLQPEALYRTEWYNDWIRPQEDISTGAGLTLMRDSHRIFRISCNIRLVDRERLQPRVIGMLNALSPHLRHGFAIYHHARPETDRGAEKLEIFSGAAFIVGSDRRIQQSNARARKLVSDVDTMLDCRGGRLGFADPRAQNWLERVLAQFSLRHLSAAGRSFTLRRPDGDMPQYFRVLPLPRALGGNGGDDFLSPAADAALVLVSLPEKNIAGPALSRREADVLGHLAQGMANDRIAFALGIKPETVNLHIMSARRRLGARTREQAIAIAVRLGLI from the coding sequence TTGGACAATATTCAGGCCAGTCTCGGCCACGCCTATCTGGCGTTGCACGGGCAGGATACCAGCACCCATCGCAACATCGGCATGATCGGGGCGGGTTATTCTGTCCCCTATCTGGCGTCGTTCCGTCAGCATTTTGCCGCCATCAACCCATGGTCGGAGCGCGCAGCCACAATGCCGGTGGGCGTTGCCCTGCCCTCGGAGGCCCTGCTGCAGCCCGAGGCGCTTTATCGCACCGAATGGTACAATGACTGGATCCGGCCGCAGGAGGACATCAGCACCGGTGCCGGGCTGACCCTGATGCGGGACAGCCATCGTATCTTCCGCATTTCCTGCAATATCCGCCTCGTCGATCGCGAGCGGCTGCAACCGCGCGTCATCGGCATGCTCAACGCCCTCAGTCCGCACCTGCGGCACGGCTTTGCCATTTATCACCATGCGCGTCCCGAGACTGACAGGGGGGCGGAGAAGCTCGAGATCTTCTCCGGTGCGGCGTTCATCGTCGGGTCGGATCGGCGCATCCAGCAGTCCAATGCGCGTGCACGGAAGCTGGTTTCGGATGTCGACACGATGCTCGACTGTCGAGGTGGACGCCTGGGCTTTGCCGATCCCAGGGCGCAAAACTGGCTGGAGCGCGTGCTTGCCCAGTTTAGCCTCAGGCATCTATCGGCGGCGGGGCGATCGTTCACCCTCCGCCGTCCCGATGGCGATATGCCTCAATATTTTCGGGTGCTCCCCCTGCCGCGGGCGCTGGGCGGCAATGGCGGGGACGATTTCCTTTCGCCGGCGGCAGATGCAGCGCTGGTGCTTGTGTCGCTGCCCGAAAAGAACATCGCCGGACCCGCCCTCAGCCGCCGCGAGGCGGACGTCCTCGGCCATCTCGCCCAGGGCATGGCCAATGACCGCATTGCCTTTGCCCTTGGCATCAAGCCGGAAACGGTAAACCTCCACATCATGTCCGCCCGACGCCGCCTCGGCGCCCGCACGCGCGAACAGGCCATTGCCATCGCCGTCCGCCTCGGCCTGATCTAG
- a CDS encoding glycosyltransferase, protein MQKILFFYRDIGNGGVQKNMLRLAEGLVARGWQVDFLIAYTETMEFAVPEGATLRRAAAPHPVRLVPELARLIDEIRPDAIYTAMPNYNCAALVARMLSRHKPKIIISERSDTRAEQAQHKGYDFYGLALRMAPWLYRQADAILAVSTETADSLAAANGIEHSRIVVMHNPVVSPALEIGAAKPLEHRWASGDHRLIVSVGRLAPQKDFATLLRAFALLQHRRTEARLVIIGGGGEREALEALAAELGIADTVEFVGFDPNPYRWMARADVFVLASLWEGLPTVIIEALACGATIVATDSPSGPAQIIGRDGQLGYLAPAGDAEALAERLDFALDHKIDPERLKTEARKYSSDDSVDQFEGVVSGLLVNP, encoded by the coding sequence ATGCAAAAGATTCTGTTTTTCTATCGGGACATCGGCAATGGCGGTGTCCAGAAAAACATGCTGCGGCTGGCCGAAGGGCTGGTGGCCCGGGGCTGGCAGGTCGATTTCCTCATCGCCTATACCGAGACCATGGAATTTGCGGTGCCCGAGGGCGCGACCCTCCGCAGGGCGGCGGCGCCGCATCCGGTGCGGCTTGTGCCCGAACTGGCGCGGCTGATCGACGAGATCCGGCCTGACGCGATCTATACCGCCATGCCCAATTACAATTGCGCGGCGCTGGTGGCGCGCATGCTGTCCCGGCACAAGCCAAAGATCATCATCTCCGAGCGCAGCGACACGAGGGCCGAGCAGGCCCAGCACAAGGGCTATGATTTCTATGGCCTGGCGCTGCGCATGGCGCCCTGGCTCTATCGGCAGGCCGATGCCATCCTTGCCGTCTCGACAGAAACAGCGGACAGCTTGGCAGCCGCCAATGGCATCGAGCACTCCCGCATCGTGGTCATGCACAATCCCGTCGTCAGCCCGGCGCTCGAAATCGGAGCGGCAAAGCCGCTCGAACACCGCTGGGCGAGCGGGGATCATCGCCTGATCGTCTCGGTCGGTCGCCTCGCCCCGCAGAAGGATTTTGCCACGCTCCTCCGCGCCTTTGCGCTTCTGCAGCACAGACGGACCGAAGCGCGCCTCGTCATCATCGGTGGCGGTGGGGAACGCGAGGCGCTCGAGGCGCTGGCCGCCGAGCTTGGCATTGCCGACACGGTCGAGTTCGTCGGTTTTGATCCCAACCCCTATCGCTGGATGGCGCGGGCGGATGTGTTTGTGCTCGCCTCCCTCTGGGAGGGGCTGCCCACGGTGATCATCGAAGCGCTCGCCTGTGGCGCCACCATTGTCGCCACCGACAGCCCCAGTGGACCGGCACAGATCATCGGACGCGACGGTCAGCTGGGCTACCTCGCGCCCGCCGGTGACGCCGAAGCGCTCGCCGAGCGTCTCGATTTCGCTCTGGATCATAAAATTGATCCGGAGCGCCTGAAAACAGAGGCCCGAAAATATTCCTCCGATGATTCTGTTGATCAATTCGAGGGGGTTGTTTCGGGACTTCTCGTAAATCCATAA
- a CDS encoding Tex family protein, with protein sequence MAATLTQDIANRIALDIGAKPQQAIAAITLLDEGATVPFVARYRKEVTGGLDDTQLRLLADRLAYLRELEARRASILSSISEQGKLTPELEAAIGKAPTKAELEDLYLPYKTKRRTKAEIAREKGLGPLADAIFEDRRAEPLTLAQAYVTEAVPDTKAALDGARDIIAERFSENAELLGRLRTYMKERAVLRSRVVAGKEQDGAKFSDYFDHFEKWSTVPSHRALAMLRGRNEDILNLDIEVDADDPSPVKPAVRMIASAFGIGSSLPGDKWLLEAAAWTWRIKLSMSLSLALMSDLRERSDEEAIRVFARNLKDLLLAAPAGSRTTMGLDPGIRTGVKVAVVDATGKLIATSTVYPFQPRNDVSGTQAELAKLIRAHGVDLIAIGNGTGSRETEKLVADMLAQLPSPKPTKVIVSEAGASVYSASEAAAAEFPGLDVSLRGAVSIARRLQDPLAELVKIEPKSIGVGQYQHDVDQYRLAQMLDTVVEDAVNAVGVDLNTASAPLLARVSGLGTALAQAIVAHRDANGPFKSRKQLLDVAWLGQRTFEQSAGFLRIRDGAEPLDASAVHPEAYGVARKIVSACGRDVRALMGDSAALKALDPRVFVDDRFGLPTVKDILAELEKPGRDPRPAFKTATFADGIDDIKDLKPGMMLEGTVTNVAAFGAFVDIGVHQDGLVHVSQLADKFVKDPHEVVKAGDVVKVRVVEVDVPRKRIGLTMRKDGGEAPAPRETRSDRGRPNARPAGRPGNEPDKGNGAFGAALSAAMRKK encoded by the coding sequence ATGGCCGCCACCCTGACGCAAGACATTGCCAATCGCATTGCCCTCGATATCGGGGCCAAGCCGCAGCAGGCCATCGCCGCCATCACCTTGCTGGACGAGGGCGCGACCGTGCCCTTCGTCGCGCGTTACCGCAAGGAAGTGACGGGCGGACTGGACGATACGCAATTGCGTCTTCTCGCCGATCGGCTCGCCTATCTGCGCGAGCTCGAAGCCCGGCGCGCCAGCATCCTCTCTTCGATCTCCGAACAGGGCAAGCTGACCCCTGAGCTTGAGGCCGCCATCGGCAAGGCGCCGACCAAGGCGGAGCTCGAAGACCTTTACCTGCCCTATAAGACCAAGCGCCGCACCAAGGCGGAAATCGCGCGCGAAAAGGGGCTGGGGCCGCTGGCCGATGCGATCTTCGAGGATCGCCGCGCCGAGCCCCTCACCCTCGCCCAGGCCTATGTCACTGAGGCCGTGCCCGATACCAAGGCGGCGCTGGACGGCGCACGCGACATCATCGCCGAGCGCTTCTCGGAAAATGCCGAGTTGCTGGGCAGGTTGCGCACTTACATGAAGGAACGCGCCGTTCTGCGCTCGCGCGTCGTCGCCGGCAAGGAGCAGGACGGAGCAAAATTCTCCGACTATTTCGACCATTTTGAAAAATGGTCGACGGTCCCCAGCCATCGTGCCCTTGCCATGCTGCGCGGTCGTAATGAGGACATCCTCAATCTCGACATCGAGGTGGACGCGGACGATCCGTCCCCGGTCAAGCCGGCCGTGCGCATGATCGCGTCCGCCTTTGGCATTGGCTCCAGCCTGCCCGGCGACAAATGGCTGCTCGAGGCGGCAGCCTGGACTTGGCGCATAAAACTCTCGATGAGCCTTTCGCTGGCGTTGATGAGCGATCTGCGCGAACGCTCCGACGAAGAAGCGATCCGCGTCTTTGCCCGGAACCTGAAGGATCTGCTGCTGGCGGCACCCGCCGGCAGCCGCACCACCATGGGGCTCGATCCCGGCATTCGCACCGGGGTGAAGGTCGCCGTCGTCGATGCCACCGGCAAGTTGATCGCCACTTCCACCGTCTACCCCTTCCAGCCGCGCAATGATGTGTCCGGCACTCAGGCGGAACTCGCCAAGCTGATCCGCGCCCATGGCGTTGATCTCATCGCCATCGGCAATGGCACCGGCAGCCGTGAGACCGAAAAGCTGGTCGCGGACATGCTGGCGCAACTGCCATCGCCAAAACCGACCAAGGTGATCGTCTCGGAGGCCGGGGCCTCGGTCTATTCCGCCTCGGAAGCGGCGGCCGCAGAATTCCCCGGGCTTGACGTGTCGCTGCGCGGGGCTGTGTCGATTGCCCGGCGCCTGCAGGATCCTCTGGCCGAACTGGTGAAGATCGAACCGAAATCCATCGGCGTGGGCCAGTATCAGCATGACGTCGATCAGTATCGCCTCGCGCAGATGCTCGATACCGTGGTGGAAGACGCGGTGAACGCGGTGGGTGTCGATCTCAACACCGCCTCGGCGCCGCTGCTGGCGCGGGTGTCCGGCCTCGGTACCGCGCTCGCACAAGCCATTGTTGCGCACCGCGACGCCAATGGCCCGTTCAAGAGCCGCAAGCAATTGCTCGACGTGGCGTGGCTGGGCCAGCGCACCTTTGAGCAGAGCGCAGGCTTTTTGCGCATTCGCGACGGGGCCGAGCCGCTCGATGCATCAGCCGTGCACCCGGAAGCCTATGGCGTGGCGCGCAAGATCGTCTCCGCCTGCGGGCGCGACGTGCGGGCCCTGATGGGCGACAGCGCTGCGCTCAAGGCGCTCGATCCACGCGTCTTTGTCGACGATCGCTTCGGCCTGCCGACGGTGAAGGATATTCTCGCCGAGCTTGAAAAGCCCGGCCGCGATCCGCGCCCGGCCTTCAAGACCGCGACCTTTGCCGACGGCATCGACGACATCAAGGACCTCAAGCCCGGCATGATGCTGGAAGGCACGGTGACCAATGTCGCCGCCTTCGGGGCCTTCGTCGATATCGGCGTGCACCAGGATGGCCTTGTCCACGTCTCCCAGCTGGCCGACAAATTCGTCAAGGATCCGCATGAGGTGGTGAAGGCCGGCGATGTGGTTAAGGTGCGCGTCGTGGAAGTCGATGTCCCGCGCAAACGCATTGGCCTGACCATGCGCAAGGATGGCGGCGAGGCGCCCGCCCCGCGCGAGACGCGATCCGACAGGGGTAGGCCGAATGCGCGCCCCGCGGGCCGGCCGGGCAATGAGCCCGACAAGGGCAATGGAGCGTTCGGCGCCGCCCTGAGTGCTGCGATGCGCAAGAAATAG
- a CDS encoding DUF4214 domain-containing protein: MVDFRGTSGPDRLVGGMDDDWFRELGEGDDFIDGGGDGWDEVSYNEDGGDKGIIVKWSGDGSGTIVDTFGDTDSFTALDGIVGSRNADTMTFGPGVDIHIAPGTGSSTFTFDAPRWVTFSYNWYYDHEDLIGNQAGFVGVHMKLGEGRIYKSDGSVDSVNLTENQSFRGTHFHDVMEGANDGIATQLSGLGGSDLLIAGDTRDYVDYRREGETINSGFTIDLANGQVTNAINGDVDTLVGFTEAQGSDFDDVITGNDQSNFLVGNGGNDAIDGGAGRDFVAFWDRGQGDLQISGIGTDTVTVVDLVGDLGTDTLTNIERIVFGFDGVLAIDINGNAGQAYRLYQAAFERAPDQSGLKFWIGRLDKAEDDLMGVSRHFLASEEFIDTFGTEDSVSNENFVELLYRHTLGREYEQAGYDYWIGRLASGDGTRSDLLAHFSESAENKDRVFDQISDGIWLG; encoded by the coding sequence ATGGTTGATTTCAGAGGCACAAGCGGCCCCGACCGACTGGTCGGCGGCATGGACGACGACTGGTTCCGCGAACTCGGCGAGGGCGATGATTTCATCGATGGCGGCGGCGACGGCTGGGACGAGGTTTCCTACAATGAAGATGGCGGCGACAAGGGCATAATTGTCAAATGGAGCGGCGATGGCAGCGGCACCATCGTAGACACGTTCGGCGACACGGACAGTTTTACCGCCCTCGACGGCATTGTGGGGTCCCGCAATGCGGACACGATGACTTTCGGCCCGGGGGTGGACATTCATATTGCCCCCGGCACGGGATCGAGCACGTTCACCTTCGACGCGCCGAGATGGGTGACGTTCTCGTATAACTGGTACTACGACCACGAGGATCTGATCGGCAACCAGGCCGGTTTTGTCGGCGTCCATATGAAACTGGGCGAGGGCCGGATCTACAAATCCGATGGCTCGGTGGACAGCGTCAACCTCACCGAGAACCAGTCCTTCCGGGGCACGCATTTCCACGATGTCATGGAGGGCGCCAATGATGGCATCGCCACGCAATTGTCCGGACTGGGTGGCTCAGACCTCCTCATCGCCGGGGATACGCGCGACTATGTGGATTACCGGCGTGAGGGCGAAACCATCAATTCGGGGTTCACGATCGATCTCGCTAACGGCCAGGTGACCAATGCCATCAATGGCGATGTCGATACACTCGTCGGCTTTACCGAGGCGCAGGGTTCCGATTTCGACGACGTGATCACCGGCAATGACCAGAGCAATTTTCTCGTCGGCAATGGTGGCAATGACGCAATCGATGGCGGTGCCGGTCGCGATTTCGTCGCTTTTTGGGATCGCGGCCAGGGCGACCTGCAAATCTCGGGCATAGGCACCGACACGGTCACTGTTGTGGACCTTGTGGGCGATCTGGGCACCGATACTCTCACCAATATTGAACGCATCGTATTTGGCTTTGACGGTGTGCTTGCCATCGACATCAACGGCAATGCCGGCCAAGCCTATCGCCTCTATCAGGCCGCCTTCGAACGAGCACCCGACCAGAGCGGCCTCAAATTCTGGATCGGCCGTTTGGACAAGGCGGAAGACGATCTGATGGGCGTTTCCCGCCATTTCCTCGCCTCCGAGGAATTCATCGACACCTTCGGAACCGAAGATAGCGTCAGCAACGAGAATTTCGTCGAACTGCTCTATCGACACACGCTGGGCCGCGAATATGAACAGGCCGGCTACGACTACTGGATCGGCCGGCTGGCCAGCGGCGATGGCACGCGCAGCGATCTTCTGGCGCATTTCTCCGAGAGCGCCGAGAACAAGGATCGCGTCTTCGACCAGATCAGCGACGGCATCTGGCTGGGCTGA
- a CDS encoding UDP-glucose/GDP-mannose dehydrogenase family protein, with the protein MRIAMIGSGYVGLVSGACFADFGHEVVCVDQNAERIASLNAGKIPIFEPGLDALVAETVKAGRLRFTTDLAPAVASAEVVFIAVGTPSRRGDGHADLSFVEAASAEIAAALSGFTVVVTKSTVPVGTGDKVEAIIRATNPAADVVVVSNPEFLREGAAIEDFKRPDRVIVGIEDERALPVMTEIYRPLSLNAPPLLFVDRRTAELTKYAGNAFLAMKIAFINEMADLCEKTGANVQDLARGIGLDGRIGSKFLNAGPGYGGSCFPKDTLALVRIGEEFGSAVSLVETTVASNERRKASMAGRVIAALEGNVSGKRVGILGLTFKPNTDDMRDSPALPLIADLQAAGAQIRAYDPEGMDAASTLVDSVTFCSDAYDAAADVDALVLVTEWNAFRSLDLTRLRDAMARPVFVDLRNVYRDKEMEAAGFAYSSIGRPNGSGRGADRRAAAE; encoded by the coding sequence ATGCGTATTGCCATGATCGGCAGCGGTTATGTGGGGCTGGTGAGCGGGGCGTGCTTTGCCGATTTTGGCCATGAGGTGGTCTGCGTCGATCAGAACGCCGAGCGCATAGCGTCGCTGAACGCCGGCAAGATCCCGATTTTCGAGCCCGGGCTCGACGCGCTGGTGGCCGAGACAGTCAAAGCCGGGCGGCTGCGCTTCACCACCGATCTGGCGCCTGCAGTCGCCAGCGCCGAAGTGGTGTTCATCGCCGTGGGGACGCCCTCACGACGGGGCGACGGCCATGCTGATCTGAGCTTTGTCGAGGCCGCGTCTGCCGAAATCGCGGCGGCGCTTTCCGGTTTTACCGTGGTGGTGACCAAGTCCACCGTGCCGGTGGGGACCGGAGACAAGGTGGAAGCCATCATCCGGGCCACCAATCCAGCTGCCGACGTGGTGGTGGTCTCAAACCCGGAATTCCTGCGCGAGGGCGCCGCGATTGAAGATTTCAAGCGGCCCGACCGGGTGATCGTCGGCATCGAGGATGAGCGCGCTCTGCCGGTGATGACCGAGATCTACCGGCCGCTGTCGCTCAATGCGCCCCCGCTCCTCTTCGTCGATCGGCGCACGGCGGAGCTCACCAAATATGCAGGCAATGCCTTTCTCGCCATGAAGATCGCCTTCATCAATGAAATGGCCGATCTCTGCGAAAAAACCGGCGCCAATGTGCAGGATCTGGCGCGCGGTATCGGGCTCGACGGGCGCATTGGCTCAAAATTCCTCAATGCGGGGCCTGGCTATGGCGGCTCCTGCTTTCCCAAGGACACGCTGGCGCTGGTGCGTATCGGCGAGGAATTCGGCAGCGCCGTATCCCTGGTCGAAACCACCGTCGCCAGCAATGAGCGCCGCAAGGCCAGCATGGCCGGCCGGGTGATTGCCGCGCTGGAAGGCAATGTCTCGGGCAAGCGGGTCGGCATATTGGGCCTCACCTTCAAGCCCAATACCGATGACATGCGCGACTCGCCGGCCTTGCCGCTGATCGCCGATCTCCAGGCGGCCGGGGCGCAGATCCGCGCCTATGATCCCGAAGGCATGGACGCGGCCAGCACGCTGGTCGACAGCGTCACCTTTTGCAGCGATGCCTATGACGCAGCCGCGGACGTCGATGCTCTGGTGCTGGTGACGGAGTGGAACGCCTTCCGCTCCCTCGATCTCACGCGGCTGCGCGACGCCATGGCGCGCCCGGTGTTTGTCGACCTCCGCAATGTCTACCGCGACAAGGAGATGGAAGCCGCCGGCTTTGCCTATTCCAGCATCGGCCGTCCCAATGGGAGCGGGCGCGGCGCGGACAGAAGGGCGGCGGCCGAATGA
- a CDS encoding metallopeptidase family protein: protein MEVSKTDWSGLFAPTLDDFEAMAAKALAELPEPFKTLAADVTCSVAEFAEDDVLEGFGMESPFELMGLFTGIGLTEDGAVPQTGQMPNTVFLYRRAILDYWTEHDDNTLGEIITHVLIHELGHHFGFSDEDMEEIEARADAED, encoded by the coding sequence GTGGAAGTAAGCAAGACCGATTGGTCGGGGCTCTTTGCCCCGACCCTCGACGATTTTGAGGCCATGGCTGCAAAGGCCCTGGCCGAACTTCCCGAACCCTTCAAGACGCTTGCGGCCGATGTCACCTGCTCGGTGGCCGAATTTGCCGAGGATGACGTGCTTGAAGGTTTTGGCATGGAGAGCCCGTTCGAGCTGATGGGGCTTTTCACCGGCATCGGCCTCACCGAGGACGGCGCCGTGCCCCAGACCGGGCAGATGCCCAACACGGTCTTTCTCTATCGCCGCGCCATTCTCGACTATTGGACCGAGCACGACGACAATACGCTCGGCGAGATTATAACCCATGTGCTGATCCACGAACTCGGCCACCACTTCGGCTTCTCCGACGAGGACATGGAAGAAATCGAAGCCCGCGCCGACGCTGAGGACTAG
- a CDS encoding septation protein A, translating to MTEKAEPEANWDELRPQLTKLGLELGPLVVFFIANARADIFTATAWFMGAMVISLIASWFILKKIPVMPLVTGVVVLVFGGLTLWLQDDTFIKIKPTITNVLFGSVLLGGLLFGQSLLKYVFGEVYRLRPEGWWKLTLNWGLFFFVLAVLNEVLWRNFSTDTWVTFKVWGVMPLTVLFSMSQVPLLTKYAPEAEPSTPVGAEG from the coding sequence ATGACCGAAAAAGCCGAACCCGAAGCCAATTGGGACGAGCTGCGCCCTCAACTGACCAAACTGGGCCTGGAGCTTGGACCGCTGGTGGTGTTCTTCATCGCCAATGCACGGGCAGATATTTTTACCGCCACCGCCTGGTTCATGGGCGCGATGGTGATTTCGCTGATCGCCAGCTGGTTCATCCTCAAGAAGATCCCGGTGATGCCGCTCGTCACCGGCGTCGTTGTGCTGGTGTTCGGCGGGCTGACGCTGTGGCTGCAGGACGACACCTTCATCAAGATCAAGCCAACCATCACCAATGTGCTGTTCGGCTCGGTGCTGCTGGGTGGGCTGCTGTTCGGCCAGTCGCTGCTGAAATATGTTTTCGGCGAGGTCTATCGCCTGCGCCCCGAGGGCTGGTGGAAGCTGACGCTCAACTGGGGCCTGTTTTTCTTCGTGCTCGCAGTGCTCAACGAAGTGCTGTGGCGGAATTTTTCGACCGACACCTGGGTGACGTTCAAGGTCTGGGGCGTGATGCCGTTGACCGTGCTGTTCTCGATGAGCCAGGTGCCGCTGCTGACCAAATATGCGCCTGAAGCCGAGCCCAGTACGCCAGTCGGCGCCGAGGGCTAA
- a CDS encoding NAD-dependent epimerase/dehydratase family protein has protein sequence MKVFITGTAGFIGFHLARRLLAEGHEVVGYDGMTPYYDVSLKTARHAILSREPRFRAVEAMLEDAARLEAEIAAFSPESVVHLAAQAGVRYSLEAPEAYVSANLVGTFNLLESLRRHTPRHFLFASTSSVYGGNDEFPFAEADRTDFPVSLYAATKKAGEAMSHSYAHLFSVPTTCFRFFTVYGPWGRPDMALFKFVSAIEQGAPIDVYGMGRMRRDFTYVDDLVASIVALFDAMPVAGNPTQAAGVVDSLSPVAPWRSVNIAGGQPVELMDFIATIERHMGQTAQKRMLPMQAGDVTATEADAGLLEALTGQRPTTGIDVGVAAFVDWYRDWQGGRTG, from the coding sequence ATGAAGGTTTTCATCACCGGAACGGCCGGCTTCATCGGCTTTCACCTCGCCAGGCGGCTCCTTGCCGAGGGACATGAGGTGGTCGGCTACGACGGGATGACGCCCTATTACGATGTGTCCCTGAAGACAGCACGGCACGCGATCCTCTCCCGCGAGCCGCGCTTCCGGGCTGTTGAAGCCATGCTGGAGGATGCGGCGCGGCTCGAAGCCGAAATCGCTGCGTTCTCGCCCGAGAGCGTGGTGCATCTCGCCGCCCAGGCCGGGGTTCGCTATAGCCTCGAAGCGCCGGAAGCCTATGTCAGCGCCAATCTTGTGGGCACGTTCAACCTCCTCGAATCTCTCCGCCGCCACACGCCACGCCATTTCCTCTTCGCCTCCACCTCCTCGGTCTATGGCGGCAACGACGAGTTTCCCTTCGCCGAAGCTGACCGGACCGATTTTCCCGTCTCGCTCTATGCCGCCACCAAGAAGGCGGGCGAGGCGATGAGCCACTCCTATGCGCATCTCTTTTCGGTGCCGACGACCTGCTTCCGCTTCTTCACGGTCTACGGCCCCTGGGGGCGGCCGGACATGGCGCTGTTCAAGTTCGTCTCCGCCATCGAACAGGGCGCGCCCATCGACGTCTACGGCATGGGCCGGATGCGCCGGGATTTTACCTATGTCGATGATCTCGTCGCTTCCATCGTGGCCCTGTTCGATGCCATGCCCGTGGCTGGCAACCCGACGCAGGCAGCCGGCGTTGTGGACTCGCTTTCTCCGGTGGCGCCCTGGCGCAGCGTCAATATCGCCGGCGGTCAGCCGGTTGAGCTGATGGACTTCATCGCAACCATCGAACGGCATATGGGGCAGACCGCGCAGAAGCGCATGCTGCCGATGCAGGCAGGCGACGTGACCGCGACCGAAGCGGACGCCGGGCTGCTCGAGGCGCTGACCGGTCAGCGCCCGACGACGGGAATTGACGTGGGCGTTGCCGCCTTTGTCGATTGGTATCGGGACTGGCAGGGCGGCAGAACGGGCTGA